In one window of Prevotella sp. E13-17 DNA:
- a CDS encoding carboxypeptidase-like regulatory domain-containing protein, with product MNTVRQWMIAAILIICGTIDIQAETLRGTVKDAITGETLIGATVKIVELANAVAVTDVDGNYTIQVKQGGRYTIETNYIGYEPSVMKEILISGAKEVVLDIALRENSTELKEVLVRPRVNKEATVNPAVLTGGVMLSMEEASRFAGGANDPARLVMAFAGVSGESDGSGLSVHGNAPERMQYRIEGVEVFTPNHYNDMWNAGYGLVSGLNSNVIGNSDFFTSTFNANYSNALSGVFDVKMRPGNNSKHENILQIGSVFEELTLEGPLSKKSNASYIVNYRYGFTSLADQLGLLDTEGDHLVFQDFSWKLNLPTKHAGTFSVFGLALFDKTHTDRIALEDVHSAYDASNNDGNMTQILAGVSHKIHLGNKWSWRTTAAYNMQHISMDILYYGLERDPISGLLKTPLTYEEPEKQYLFSKQKQNEDRLLLNTELSKQVTGKWLTQFGAEYSHRFFDLHYGSVDQLFADLSTMKTYTDMKDNTGLVSAFWQNLLTLSDNFSLSLGAAANYFLLSKDFSLEPRASMKWLPYDGGSISLGYGLHSMVEKLDAYFYRDAAGQLVNKDLGLTKAHHLMFTYAHKFSDNLNLRMNMFYQYGFDTPVGTNGSTYCVTNRLFAYTDEALTNKGNTRNYGGDITLEHYMSHGFFGQTNFSIYKSQYRGEDKVWRNQFYDRGFMFKILGGKEWILGKNVLNVSAKYSIQGGLRYTPIDVEKMRANVAMGIIDDNPIYKDDEAYTKRFDPTSIVDLTVSYKINKKKVSHTIAFEGLNILNAKAPLSQRFDLGTGDVRTEKSGISLPNIFYRLDF from the coding sequence ATGAATACAGTTAGACAGTGGATGATTGCCGCCATCCTGATAATCTGCGGCACAATAGATATACAAGCAGAGACTCTGCGTGGTACCGTGAAAGACGCTATTACCGGGGAAACGCTGATTGGCGCTACCGTGAAAATTGTGGAGTTGGCGAATGCGGTCGCAGTGACTGACGTGGATGGTAACTATACTATTCAGGTGAAGCAAGGCGGCCGCTATACCATTGAGACAAACTATATTGGCTATGAACCCAGTGTCATGAAAGAAATTCTGATTTCTGGAGCCAAGGAGGTGGTGCTCGACATAGCGCTGCGTGAGAACAGTACCGAACTAAAAGAAGTATTGGTTCGCCCGCGCGTGAATAAAGAAGCCACAGTGAACCCTGCTGTACTGACAGGTGGTGTGATGCTCTCGATGGAAGAGGCCAGCCGTTTTGCCGGCGGAGCCAACGACCCTGCCCGTTTGGTGATGGCATTTGCTGGGGTGTCGGGTGAATCTGACGGTAGTGGTCTGTCTGTTCACGGCAATGCCCCCGAGCGTATGCAGTACCGCATCGAAGGTGTCGAGGTATTTACTCCCAATCACTATAACGATATGTGGAATGCGGGCTATGGTCTCGTGAGTGGACTTAACTCTAACGTCATCGGCAACTCGGACTTCTTTACTTCCACTTTCAATGCTAACTACTCGAATGCCCTGAGCGGTGTGTTTGATGTGAAGATGCGTCCCGGCAATAATTCCAAGCATGAGAACATCTTGCAGATAGGTAGCGTATTCGAAGAACTGACACTGGAAGGACCGCTCTCGAAAAAGAGTAATGCCAGTTATATCGTGAACTACCGTTACGGATTCACCTCGTTGGCAGACCAACTCGGTCTTCTTGATACCGAAGGTGATCACCTTGTCTTTCAGGACTTCTCTTGGAAGTTAAATCTGCCCACTAAGCATGCTGGAACCTTCTCGGTGTTCGGTCTGGCCCTGTTCGACAAGACACACACCGACCGTATCGCCCTTGAGGATGTGCACTCGGCCTACGATGCCTCGAACAACGATGGCAACATGACACAGATACTGGCCGGCGTCTCGCACAAGATTCACCTGGGCAACAAGTGGTCATGGCGCACGACGGCAGCCTACAATATGCAGCATATCAGCATGGACATTCTCTACTACGGACTTGAACGTGATCCCATTTCGGGGTTGCTCAAGACACCGCTGACCTACGAGGAGCCTGAGAAGCAATATCTCTTCAGCAAGCAGAAGCAGAACGAGGATCGTCTGTTGCTGAACACCGAGCTGTCGAAGCAGGTGACGGGCAAGTGGCTCACACAGTTTGGTGCCGAATACTCGCATCGCTTCTTCGACCTGCACTATGGCAGCGTGGATCAACTCTTTGCCGACCTCTCGACTATGAAGACCTATACAGACATGAAGGACAACACGGGCCTTGTCAGTGCCTTCTGGCAGAACCTCCTCACGCTGAGTGATAACTTCAGTCTGTCACTGGGTGCTGCTGCCAATTATTTCCTGCTCTCTAAAGACTTTTCTCTCGAGCCGCGCGCCAGCATGAAATGGCTGCCCTATGACGGGGGAAGTATCTCGCTGGGCTATGGGTTGCACTCCATGGTGGAGAAACTTGATGCTTATTTCTATCGTGATGCTGCCGGACAACTGGTCAACAAAGACCTCGGACTGACCAAAGCCCACCATCTGATGTTTACTTATGCTCACAAGTTTAGCGACAACCTCAACTTGCGCATGAACATGTTCTATCAGTATGGCTTTGACACCCCCGTGGGCACGAATGGCAGCACCTACTGCGTGACCAACCGTCTGTTTGCCTACACCGATGAGGCGCTCACAAATAAGGGCAACACCCGCAACTATGGTGGCGACATCACCCTGGAGCACTATATGAGTCACGGCTTCTTTGGTCAGACCAACTTCTCGATTTATAAGTCGCAATATCGTGGTGAGGATAAGGTGTGGCGTAATCAGTTCTACGACCGCGGCTTCATGTTCAAGATTTTGGGCGGTAAGGAGTGGATACTGGGCAAGAACGTGCTCAACGTCAGTGCCAAGTATTCGATTCAGGGTGGTTTGCGCTATACACCTATCGACGTGGAAAAGATGCGTGCCAATGTCGCTATGGGCATCATCGACGACAACCCCATCTATAAGGATGATGAAGCATATACAAAGCGTTTCGACCCCACAAGCATTGTCGATTTGACTGTGAGCTACAAGATAAACAAGAAGAAGGTGAGCCATACCATTGCCTTTGAGGGATTGAACATCCTCAATGCCAAAGCCCCGCTATCTCAGCGCTTCGACTTAGGCACCGGTGACGTGCGCACCGAGAAGAGCGGCATCTCTCTGCCCAACATCTTCTATCGACTGGATTTCTAA
- a CDS encoding STAS domain-containing protein, which produces MKTTIQKQDGNLIAILEGRLDTAASQEAEKAMQPLYDCDGLDVVIDCTDMEYISSSGLRIFLGILKNAKAKGSHVYIKGISDDIRAVFAMTGFINLFEFK; this is translated from the coding sequence ATGAAGACAACAATTCAAAAACAAGATGGTAATCTGATTGCCATTCTGGAGGGACGCCTCGATACTGCGGCTTCCCAAGAGGCGGAGAAGGCCATGCAGCCACTTTACGACTGCGATGGACTGGACGTCGTAATAGATTGCACGGATATGGAATATATCTCATCGAGCGGTCTGCGTATATTCCTTGGAATATTGAAGAATGCGAAGGCAAAGGGGAGCCATGTATATATCAAAGGCATCTCTGACGATATTCGTGCTGTCTTCGCCATGACTGGCTTTATCAATCTGTTTGAGTTTAAGTAA
- a CDS encoding S9 family peptidase: MKRIITALLMMASTMGLSAQEGIWSGELDIQGMKLPLVFNFDADGCTLDSPSQGVKGIKAEKSYTPEGKLKVVIPMIGAAYEGVMVMNVISGTYMQNGISLPLTLKPGAPKVNRPQTPVGPFPYKTEEVTFRNGDYTFHGTLSLPESYGEQTPVVLLVTGSGQQDRDETLLDHKPFAVIADALARQGIASLRYDDRGFNDPSVAFFNFTTHNFKQDAAAGVDFLHSRFKKVGVIGHSEGGTIALMLAAEGKADFVVSLAGMAVSGKETLLWQNRVSLESMGIPQSELEQYMEVVTRVFDKAVEGRLNTADIAFVPESIQPVVQQAMQQLSSPYMQHILTVDVRSLLSSIKCPVLALNGKKDQQVQCQANLEAIDKGLVNSKHQVVALENLNHLFQHCQTGSIIEYQQIEETFAPEALQQIITWLKAL, encoded by the coding sequence ATGAAAAGAATTATTACTGCTTTGCTGATGATGGCAAGCACAATGGGCTTGAGCGCCCAAGAAGGAATATGGTCGGGAGAACTCGACATTCAAGGCATGAAACTTCCATTGGTGTTTAACTTCGACGCCGATGGCTGCACGCTGGACTCACCCTCGCAGGGAGTGAAAGGCATCAAGGCGGAGAAAAGCTATACGCCTGAAGGCAAGCTTAAGGTTGTGATTCCTATGATAGGTGCTGCCTATGAGGGCGTGATGGTGATGAATGTCATTTCAGGTACCTATATGCAGAACGGCATCTCGCTACCGCTCACCCTGAAGCCTGGCGCTCCCAAGGTGAACCGTCCGCAGACGCCCGTGGGGCCCTTCCCCTATAAGACGGAGGAGGTGACATTCAGAAATGGTGACTATACTTTCCATGGAACTTTGTCTTTGCCTGAGAGCTATGGTGAGCAGACACCGGTTGTGTTGTTGGTAACGGGTAGCGGACAGCAGGATCGCGACGAGACACTCCTTGATCACAAGCCCTTTGCCGTGATTGCCGATGCCCTGGCTCGCCAAGGCATAGCCTCGCTGCGCTATGATGACCGAGGCTTTAACGACCCCTCTGTGGCTTTCTTTAACTTTACTACTCACAACTTCAAACAAGACGCTGCTGCGGGTGTTGACTTCCTGCATAGTCGTTTCAAGAAGGTAGGTGTGATAGGTCATAGCGAAGGAGGTACCATCGCTCTGATGTTGGCGGCCGAAGGCAAGGCAGACTTTGTGGTTTCTTTGGCTGGCATGGCTGTTTCCGGTAAGGAAACGCTGTTGTGGCAGAATCGTGTGTCGCTGGAGTCAATGGGTATTCCGCAGAGCGAGTTGGAGCAATACATGGAAGTTGTAACCCGAGTGTTTGACAAAGCCGTGGAGGGTAGGTTGAATACAGCTGATATTGCCTTCGTTCCAGAGTCTATCCAGCCTGTTGTCCAGCAAGCCATGCAACAATTGTCTTCGCCCTATATGCAGCACATTCTGACCGTGGATGTTCGTTCCTTGCTCTCCAGCATTAAGTGTCCTGTGTTGGCACTGAACGGCAAGAAAGACCAACAGGTGCAGTGTCAGGCCAATCTCGAGGCGATAGACAAAGGTCTTGTAAACAGCAAGCACCAAGTAGTGGCTTTGGAAAACCTTAACCACCTGTTCCAACATTGCCAGACCGGTTCCATCATAGAGTATCAACAAATAGAGGAAACCTTCGCCCCCGAGGCATTGCAACAAATCATCACATGGCTAAAAGCCCTTTGA
- a CDS encoding DUF3667 domain-containing protein → MKLREFFSNKKKRKAMLRAFRMWQKRPHQVAPLSEEYQECGSCGTRYQGNYCPRCGQSAVIGRFSFKKAFLLFLDVWGVGNRGMFRTIRDLMLRPGYMIHDYLHGMQSAYFPPFKMFFLITAFSFLLDNGISWGIDERESAKVEISVGDNMKEDSIERQATKFTNILQNINKQNPAVFSFSFLILVSLPLYLFFMHAPRIPDLRYPEFIITLVYTSNVYSIYSIIGTLLHLNIFSMIAILMVFVSLRQFSGHSKLRILGGIIATILFAFFIVIAAACIYIFATK, encoded by the coding sequence ATGAAACTACGGGAATTCTTTTCTAACAAGAAGAAGCGAAAGGCCATGCTGAGAGCTTTCCGCATGTGGCAGAAGCGCCCCCACCAGGTGGCACCACTATCAGAAGAGTATCAAGAATGCGGGTCGTGCGGCACGAGATACCAAGGTAACTATTGTCCTCGCTGCGGACAGTCGGCTGTCATTGGGCGCTTCTCATTCAAGAAAGCCTTCTTGCTCTTTCTCGATGTCTGGGGCGTGGGAAACAGAGGCATGTTTCGTACTATTCGTGACTTGATGCTGCGTCCCGGCTATATGATTCACGACTATCTGCACGGCATGCAGTCGGCATACTTCCCACCTTTCAAGATGTTCTTCCTCATCACCGCCTTCTCGTTTCTCCTCGACAATGGTATCAGTTGGGGCATTGACGAGCGCGAGTCAGCCAAGGTGGAAATCTCGGTAGGAGACAACATGAAAGAGGATTCCATAGAAAGACAGGCAACGAAGTTCACCAATATTCTGCAGAACATAAACAAACAGAATCCTGCAGTCTTCTCGTTCTCGTTTCTCATTCTCGTTTCACTGCCGTTGTACCTGTTCTTCATGCATGCTCCACGCATACCCGACCTAAGATATCCCGAGTTCATCATCACGCTGGTATATACCTCGAACGTCTATAGTATTTATTCCATCATAGGCACATTATTACATCTGAACATATTCTCAATGATTGCCATACTGATGGTATTCGTATCACTGAGACAATTCTCTGGTCACTCTAAGCTACGCATCCTAGGAGGCATCATTGCCACCATCCTATTCGCGTTCTTTATTGTCATAGCAGCAGCGTGCATCTATATCTTTGCTACTAAATAA
- a CDS encoding HD domain-containing protein has protein sequence MPNKPMNTELLDRAIVFAVRAHAGTERRGKGFPYIVHPMEAMEIVATMTPDQELLAAAVLHDTVEDTDVTIEQIRREFGERVAALVAADTDIPVKGMKREDSWHARKQAAIDRLAHASLDAKMVALGDKLSNMRAIARDYAVQGDRLWQLFRTADPKEHAWHYRGLADALRELQATPPFKEFEQLIKQVFG, from the coding sequence ATGCCAAACAAACCAATGAATACCGAGTTGCTTGACCGCGCTATTGTGTTTGCGGTGCGGGCGCATGCCGGGACAGAACGCCGCGGCAAAGGGTTCCCCTACATTGTTCACCCGATGGAGGCCATGGAGATTGTGGCCACGATGACACCCGATCAAGAGCTGTTGGCAGCTGCCGTTCTTCACGATACGGTGGAAGATACCGATGTGACCATCGAACAGATACGTCGTGAATTTGGCGAGCGCGTGGCTGCGTTGGTGGCTGCCGATACCGATATTCCTGTCAAAGGCATGAAGAGAGAAGACAGTTGGCACGCCCGTAAGCAAGCAGCTATCGACAGGTTGGCACACGCTTCGTTAGATGCAAAGATGGTGGCTCTTGGCGATAAACTTTCGAATATGCGCGCCATCGCACGCGACTATGCCGTACAGGGCGATCGCCTGTGGCAGCTCTTCCGCACGGCCGACCCAAAGGAACATGCCTGGCACTATCGTGGGCTGGCCGATGCGCTGCGCGAGTTGCAAGCCACACCGCCCTTTAAAGAATTTGAGCAACTGATAAAACAAGTCTTTGGATGA
- a CDS encoding GTP pyrophosphokinase family protein: MGKKVTLDSHGEALMQQYRELRPSLELLAKEAYDLLSSALREQGIYVTAIEYRVKAEDSLAGKLELKGAKYESIDDITDLVGMRVITFYTDEVDKVAAIAKSLFDIDWKESVDKRKLHQLDSFGYNSLHYICRMKSGGPRFELQMRTGLQHVWSTIEHDIRYKGDVKIPREYARQFSRLAGMLELIDDEFSRLRMVLTDYRRQIRSLVKDGQLDEVPLSVDSFRSYLDLVPFDRLNKRIAAVNQAEIYPVSLMPFLPVLESFGLVTLGDVQRFIEENSDEAYQLALSQLAVTDLDILSSSAALQYLCLVHVLKHDGGREGLKAIFDTINGESNANAVLADMMLEQAQTLPFMQRIGS; encoded by the coding sequence ATGGGGAAAAAAGTGACATTGGATTCGCATGGCGAGGCGTTGATGCAGCAGTATCGTGAGCTGCGTCCCTCGCTGGAACTGTTGGCAAAAGAGGCCTACGACCTTTTGAGTAGTGCGCTTCGTGAGCAGGGCATCTATGTCACTGCCATTGAATACAGGGTGAAGGCGGAGGACTCGCTGGCTGGTAAACTGGAACTGAAAGGGGCGAAGTATGAGAGTATTGATGATATCACAGACCTTGTTGGCATGCGCGTCATTACTTTCTATACTGATGAGGTTGATAAGGTGGCTGCCATAGCCAAGAGTCTCTTTGACATAGATTGGAAGGAGAGCGTTGACAAACGCAAACTGCACCAGCTGGATTCTTTTGGCTATAACTCGCTGCACTATATCTGCAGAATGAAGAGTGGCGGACCTCGTTTCGAACTGCAGATGCGCACGGGATTGCAGCATGTGTGGTCGACCATTGAACACGACATTCGTTATAAGGGTGATGTGAAGATACCCCGTGAGTACGCCCGGCAGTTCAGTCGTCTGGCTGGCATGCTCGAACTCATTGACGATGAGTTCAGTCGTCTTCGTATGGTGCTTACCGACTATAGACGTCAGATCCGTTCATTGGTAAAGGACGGACAGCTTGACGAGGTTCCTTTGTCGGTTGACTCGTTTCGCAGTTACCTCGATCTGGTTCCCTTTGACAGGTTGAACAAACGCATTGCTGCTGTTAATCAGGCAGAGATTTATCCTGTCTCTTTGATGCCTTTCCTACCGGTACTTGAGTCTTTCGGGCTTGTAACTCTTGGTGATGTGCAACGTTTTATTGAGGAAAACTCTGATGAGGCCTATCAGTTGGCTCTTTCACAACTGGCTGTTACCGACTTGGATATTCTCTCCTCGAGTGCAGCCTTGCAGTATCTCTGTCTGGTTCATGTGTTGAAGCACGATGGTGGTCGTGAAGGTTTGAAGGCTATTTTTGATACCATCAATGGCGAGAGTAATGCAAATGCTGTGTTGGCAGATATGATGTTGGAACAGGCTCAGACGCTGCCGTTTATGCAGAGAATTGGAAGTTAA
- a CDS encoding ABC transporter substrate-binding protein, with the protein MKKQLLYLLYMVTLTLPIVADAQDETIVFTPQWTAQAQFAGYYVAEAKGFYRQAGVNVRIEHPTSTQPAMSRLRKNVCQATTLQLCQALEIVDAGTPLVNILQTSMNNAMVIVSARHRNPLKHKGARVGIWSVGFGQLAICMSKRDHLNYEWIRFAQNINLFVAGALDAMLAMSYNEYYQLVQAGVEMNDESVYRFCDHGYNVQEDGLYMTREFYEEHPAIAKKFAEASRKGWEWAARHPQETLDIVMRYVEKDRIATNRVMQELMLKEVLRLQIDRESKRREFRLRPDMVRLASKMMQENRMLRREVTYKELISEN; encoded by the coding sequence ATGAAAAAACAGCTTCTATATCTTTTATATATGGTGACCCTGACGCTACCAATAGTGGCTGATGCTCAGGATGAAACCATCGTGTTTACACCGCAGTGGACGGCGCAAGCACAGTTTGCTGGCTATTACGTGGCAGAGGCAAAGGGCTTCTATCGTCAGGCTGGTGTCAACGTGCGCATTGAGCATCCCACCTCTACGCAGCCTGCCATGAGCCGCTTGCGCAAGAATGTGTGTCAGGCCACTACGCTGCAACTGTGTCAGGCACTGGAGATCGTCGATGCAGGGACGCCTCTTGTGAACATCTTGCAGACCTCGATGAACAATGCAATGGTTATCGTCTCGGCACGCCACCGCAACCCACTCAAGCACAAAGGCGCACGTGTTGGCATCTGGAGCGTAGGCTTCGGTCAGTTGGCCATCTGTATGAGTAAGAGGGACCATCTGAACTATGAGTGGATACGCTTTGCCCAAAACATCAACCTCTTTGTGGCAGGTGCCCTTGATGCTATGCTGGCTATGAGTTATAACGAGTATTATCAGCTGGTGCAGGCCGGTGTGGAGATGAATGATGAGAGTGTTTACCGCTTCTGTGACCACGGCTATAACGTGCAGGAAGACGGTCTCTACATGACGCGTGAGTTCTACGAGGAACATCCCGCCATTGCGAAGAAGTTTGCAGAAGCCAGCAGAAAAGGGTGGGAGTGGGCTGCCCGTCATCCGCAAGAGACGCTCGATATCGTGATGCGGTATGTGGAAAAGGATCGCATAGCAACCAACCGTGTGATGCAGGAGCTGATGCTCAAGGAGGTGTTGCGCCTCCAGATAGACCGTGAGTCGAAGCGACGCGAGTTCCGCCTGCGTCCCGACATGGTGCGCTTGGCCAGTAAGATGATGCAGGAAAATCGCATGCTGCGTCGTGAGGTGACATATAAAGAGTTGATAAGTGAAAACTGA
- a CDS encoding SpoIIE family protein phosphatase produces MEKIIGYIRRKLSVRVSLWVVMFAALIFITALGFLFYQSREAIRQEAINRATQILDKTSIRVESIMNRVEVASKMTEWLVQRHPDKADSMFVYSRAMLLNNPDFYNCSIAFEPDYFEDYGRYFSAYSRRSGTNQNDGIRTSQGGSDNYQYFYMDWYLMAKLFKHGCWTEPYVDVDMSTNTGEMVSSYCHPIMDGNANVIGVINTSLSLRWLSQTISAVKPYPNSYSIMIGRGGTYFVHPDSTKITRQTIFTKTLQEPDTALAALGHAMQRGEEGMKQMKIDGKDCFVFYEPLADTGWSMAIVCPESDIFGGFNRVRHAVMGIVVVGLLLMLYIFIHVITRELSPLRRLAYEAENIASGQFDNQLPDFQRTDEIGQLTQSFAGMQKSLVKYIDELKNTTAQKTSIERDLHIASAIQMGMLPKNFPTKDDRDDVQIYASLTPAKDVGGDLFDFYIRDEKLFFCIGDVSGKGIPASLVMAVTRSIFRTVSARESMPDRIVTNMNEIIADMNETNMFVTIFVGVLDLPTGRMRYCNAGHDAPLLAGAGLGVLTCDANIPIGVMSDWKYSLQETQIFTGTTIFLFTDGLTEAENANHDLFRMERVNKVAAEALAHQQHEPKQLIDMMTNAVHQFVDKAEQSDDLTMMAIQYTKLERDVGFSKRIVLPNDIQEVSKLTAFVDEVCEVVGFSPAVTMQMNLALEEAVVNVMNYAYPEGTHGDVTIEAKTNDVRLKFTIIDSGTPFDPTAMEDVDIHQDAEDRPIGGLGIHLVRQIMDSVNYERVDNLNVLTLRKKLRKNN; encoded by the coding sequence ATGGAAAAAATCATTGGATATATTCGTCGTAAGCTCTCTGTCAGGGTTAGTCTGTGGGTGGTGATGTTTGCCGCCCTGATCTTCATCACGGCATTGGGCTTCCTGTTCTATCAGTCGCGCGAGGCCATCCGTCAGGAGGCGATTAATCGTGCCACGCAGATTCTTGACAAGACTTCCATACGCGTGGAGAGCATCATGAACCGTGTGGAGGTCGCCTCGAAGATGACAGAATGGTTGGTGCAGCGTCATCCCGACAAAGCCGACTCGATGTTTGTGTACAGTCGTGCGATGTTGCTGAACAATCCCGACTTCTACAACTGTTCTATTGCTTTTGAGCCCGATTACTTCGAGGACTATGGACGTTACTTCTCGGCATACTCGCGGCGAAGCGGTACGAATCAGAATGACGGCATACGCACCTCACAGGGTGGCAGTGACAACTATCAGTATTTCTACATGGACTGGTATCTGATGGCCAAGCTCTTTAAGCATGGCTGCTGGACAGAGCCTTATGTCGATGTTGACATGTCCACCAATACCGGCGAGATGGTGTCCAGCTATTGTCATCCCATCATGGATGGAAATGCCAATGTGATCGGTGTTATCAATACGAGCCTGTCGTTGAGGTGGCTCTCACAGACCATCTCGGCTGTGAAACCATACCCCAACTCTTATAGTATCATGATTGGACGAGGCGGTACCTACTTTGTTCATCCCGACAGTACAAAGATTACTCGTCAGACCATTTTCACAAAGACCCTGCAGGAGCCCGATACGGCTCTGGCGGCCCTCGGACATGCTATGCAGCGCGGTGAGGAGGGCATGAAGCAGATGAAGATTGATGGCAAAGACTGCTTCGTGTTCTATGAACCATTGGCAGACACAGGGTGGAGCATGGCTATTGTGTGTCCCGAGAGCGACATCTTTGGGGGGTTCAACCGAGTGCGCCATGCCGTGATGGGAATTGTGGTGGTTGGTCTGTTGCTCATGCTTTATATCTTTATTCATGTGATCACTCGCGAACTTAGTCCGCTGCGCCGATTGGCTTACGAAGCAGAGAATATCGCTTCGGGGCAGTTTGATAACCAGTTGCCCGACTTCCAGCGTACCGATGAGATAGGACAACTGACCCAGTCGTTTGCTGGGATGCAGAAGTCACTGGTGAAGTATATCGACGAATTGAAGAATACCACGGCGCAGAAGACATCTATTGAACGCGACCTTCACATAGCCAGTGCTATACAGATGGGCATGTTGCCCAAGAACTTTCCTACCAAGGACGATCGCGACGATGTGCAGATCTATGCCTCGCTGACCCCGGCGAAGGATGTGGGTGGCGATCTGTTCGACTTCTATATCCGCGATGAGAAACTGTTCTTCTGTATTGGTGACGTGTCGGGTAAGGGTATTCCTGCCTCGCTCGTGATGGCTGTCACACGCTCTATCTTCCGTACGGTCTCGGCTCGCGAGTCAATGCCCGATCGCATCGTGACGAATATGAACGAGATCATTGCAGACATGAACGAAACCAACATGTTTGTAACCATCTTTGTCGGTGTGCTCGACCTGCCCACGGGACGCATGCGCTATTGTAATGCCGGTCACGATGCACCGCTGTTGGCCGGTGCAGGCTTGGGTGTGCTTACGTGTGATGCAAACATTCCTATCGGTGTGATGTCCGACTGGAAATACTCTCTTCAGGAGACCCAAATCTTCACGGGGACCACCATCTTCCTGTTTACCGACGGACTGACCGAGGCCGAGAATGCCAATCACGATCTGTTCCGCATGGAACGCGTCAACAAGGTTGCCGCTGAGGCTTTGGCCCATCAGCAGCACGAGCCGAAGCAGTTGATAGACATGATGACCAATGCCGTCCATCAGTTTGTGGATAAAGCCGAGCAGAGCGATGACCTGACAATGATGGCGATACAATACACCAAGCTGGAGAGAGACGTGGGATTCAGTAAGCGCATCGTCTTGCCCAATGACATACAGGAGGTTTCAAAGCTGACAGCCTTTGTCGATGAGGTCTGCGAGGTGGTGGGCTTCAGCCCCGCCGTGACGATGCAAATGAACCTGGCATTGGAAGAGGCCGTGGTCAATGTGATGAACTATGCCTATCCGGAAGGAACGCATGGCGATGTCACTATTGAAGCTAAGACAAACGATGTGCGCCTGAAGTTCACCATCATAGACAGCGGCACTCCCTTCGATCCTACAGCCATGGAGGATGTGGACATCCATCAGGATGCAGAAGACCGCCCTATAGGTGGACTGGGCATCCATCTGGTGCGTCAAATCATGGACTCGGTGAACTACGAGCGCGTGGACAATCTCAATGTGCTGACGCTGAGAAAGAAACTGAGAAAAAATAATTAA